In the Deltaproteobacteria bacterium genome, GGACCAGCAGCCAGGCAGGAGACCTCTTCTCCCTCCTCGGGCTCATCAGCATCTTCTGCGGCCTCCTCTGGGGAAAGATCTCGGACATGATCGGCAGGAAGACAGCAGCCGCCCTGGTCTATTTGACCCTCGCCGTATCCTACGCAATCTTTGCCATCTGGCGGTCCCAGGGAGCCTTGTATCTCTCGGCCATCCTCTTCGGCCTCTGCGCATGGGCCATACCCACGATCATGGCCGCCGCTGCGGGGGACTATATGGGGCCGAGACTCGCTCCTGCGGGGCTCGGTTTTGTTACCCTCTTCTTTGGAATCGGCCAGGCTCTCGGACCTGCCTTTGGGGGGCTTATTGCGGACTACAGAGGCTCCTTTACCCCGGCCTTTCTCCTGGCCATGTCGGTCTCCCTCGTGGGATCAGCAGGCGCCCTGACTCTAAGAAAACCCGGGACCTGAGCCCCATGGCTTTACTTTTTTGGGGGACTCTTCAGGCCCGAGCCTGTGAGTGCCACCACCACCGTCTCGCCGGGAGAACTGTGGAGTCCGACCTCAGGGAGTACCGCGGCGGCTGTGGCCGAAGTAGGTTCAACATAGATCCCGGAGCTTGCCAGTTGCAGCTGTGCATCAGCAATTCCATCCTCTGTGGCGACTGGGGTCAACCCACCGCTCTCCCGTAAGGCCTCCAAAAGGGCCCGGCTGCGCACGGGTCTTACAATGGCCACACCCTCGGCTATTGTCGGCTGGGGTGGAACGGCTTCGGCCTCGTCCCGCCCGGAGGCCATTGCCGCAGCAAGAGGTGCGCAGCGCTCTGCCTGGGCGGCCACAAGCCTGGGCAGACGGTCTATGAGCCCTGCCCGGAACAATGCCTGAAACCCGCGCCATGCACCCAACAGGAGCGTCCCCTGCCCCACAGGGGCGACGAACCAGTCAGGCGAGCGTCCCCCTGACTGCTCCCAGATCTCCCATGCAATGGTGGCCATGCCTACAAGAGTCAAGGGATGCCACACGTGGCTGGCATAGACCCCGCCTCCTCTGACTGCCTTCTCTGCCGCCCGGGTGGCCTCGATACGCGGCCCTGGAACCGGTACCACCTCGGCCCCGTATACGGCGATCTGGGCCTGTTTGGCCGGGCTGGCATGGGCCGGCACAAAGACCCTGGCACCAATCCCGGCCCGAGCCGCATAGGCGGCGATCGAGGCACCAGCGTTGCCGGAGGAGTCCTCCACCACACGTTCCACACCCCTTGCGACCATATCATTTACAACCAGTACGGTACCCCGATCCTTGAACGCACCCGTGGGGTTGAGGGACTCGAGCTTCCAGTAGACATCCATCCTCTCCCATCTCCCCGGAATCAGGGGGGTAAACCCCTCGCCCAGCGTCACAGGACCCGCGGCAGGTGGAGGGGGCAGCATGGCCAGATAGCGCCAGAGCCCGGGCCGCCGTGCCTCGAGACCGTCAGGGTCGAAGACCGGAAGATCGATCATCTCCCGTGGTCCGCCACAGATACAGGCCCATCGATCCGTGGGCCAGGGCTCAACAGATCCACAGTGGGTACAGATGAGTTTCATCGGTGTCTCCGGCGGGCCAGGAACATCTCCCC is a window encoding:
- a CDS encoding threonine synthase; this encodes MKLICTHCGSVEPWPTDRWACICGGPREMIDLPVFDPDGLEARRPGLWRYLAMLPPPPAAGPVTLGEGFTPLIPGRWERMDVYWKLESLNPTGAFKDRGTVLVVNDMVARGVERVVEDSSGNAGASIAAYAARAGIGARVFVPAHASPAKQAQIAVYGAEVVPVPGPRIEATRAAEKAVRGGGVYASHVWHPLTLVGMATIAWEIWEQSGGRSPDWFVAPVGQGTLLLGAWRGFQALFRAGLIDRLPRLVAAQAERCAPLAAAMASGRDEAEAVPPQPTIAEGVAIVRPVRSRALLEALRESGGLTPVATEDGIADAQLQLASSGIYVEPTSATAAAVLPEVGLHSSPGETVVVALTGSGLKSPPKK